A region of Vitis riparia cultivar Riparia Gloire de Montpellier isolate 1030 chromosome 12, EGFV_Vit.rip_1.0, whole genome shotgun sequence DNA encodes the following proteins:
- the LOC117926271 gene encoding laccase-14-like yields MVKVVGLFVLYALLFYSANGKTHHHTFVVKSSSYTRLCTTKHILTVNGRFPGPTLRAQKGDKMIIKVYNKGEHNITLHWHGVKQPRNPWSDGPAYITQCPIQPRKKYTYRIHFTTEEGTMWWHAHLGWTRATVHGAIIIYPKRGSLYPFPHPHGEVLIILGEWWKKDVMEIERNATIAGGGPLISDAYMINGQPGDLYPCSKPGTFKVTVEHGKRYLLRIVNAVMNDKLFFAIAKHKMKLVGTDGCYTKPLETNYIMITPGQSMDVLLEANRHPSLYYMAASSYFTIVDTEFDNTITTAILQYNGLYHRSPSPLMPHLPAHNQTQAATRFTKKLRSLASKDHPARVPLKVDTKLFITLSINLVNCSSKPCEGPYGKRFSASLNNISFITPSIDVLRAYYYGLDGVFDKDFPSKPPNAFNYTGNNLPQNLLTPDFRTKVTVLKYNARVELILQGTNVFEGDNHPFHLHGYSFYVVGWGFGNFNPRRDPLRFNLIDPPEQTTVGVPRNGWVAIRFRADNPGVWMMHCHIEDHQEWGMKSVFVVKDGANPQAQILPPPHDLPEC; encoded by the exons ATGGTGAAGGTGGTAGGGCTTTTTGTTCTTTATGCACTTCTGTTTTACAGTGCAAATGGAAAGACCCATCATCATACTTTTGTG GTGAAGTCATCTTCATACACTCGACTGTGTACTACTAAGCACATCTTGACTGTGAATGGGAGATTTCCAGGGCCAACATTGAGAGCTCAAAAAGGGGATAAAATGATAATCAAGGTCTACAACAAAGGGGAACATAATATAACCCTCCACTG GCATGGAGTGAAACAACCAAGAAATCCATGGTCAGACGGACCTGCATATATCACTCAGTGCCCAATTCAGCCCAGAAAGAAGTACACTTACAGGATTCACTTCACTACAGAAGAAGGAACCATGTGGTGGCATGCACACCTCGGATGGACAAGAGCAACAGTTCATGGAGCAATTATCATTTATCCAAAGCGTGGATCCCTTTACCCCTTTCCCCACCCTCATGGAGAGGTTCTAATCATATTGG GAGAGTGGTGGAAGAAAGATGTAATGGAAATAGAAAGAAATGCAACTATTGCAGGAGGAGGACCACTAATCTCAGATGCCTATATGATAAATGGGCAACCGGGCGATCTCTATCCATGCTCCAAACCAG GAACTTTTAAAGTGACAGTGGAGCATGGAAAGAGATACCTACTTCGGATAGTTAATGCGGTCATGAATGATAAACTCTTCTTTGCCATTGCAAAACACAAGATGAAATTGGTCGGAACAGATGGATGCTATACAAAACCATTGGAAACAAATTATATAATGATCACCCCTGGACAGTCCATGGATGTTCTTTTAGAAGCAAATCGTCATCCTAGTCTCTACTATATGGCTGCCAGTTCATATTTTACTATAGTAGACACTGAATTTGATAACACAATAACAACAGCTATCCTACAGTATAATGGCTTGTACCATCGATCTCCATCACCTCTAATGCCCCATCTCCCTGCTCACAACCAAACTCAGGCAGCAACAAGGTTCACAAAAAAGCTAAGAAGCCTGGCAAGTAAGGACCATCCGGCCAGAGTCCCATTAAAAGTAGACACCAAATTGTTTATCACGTTATCAATCAATCTAGTTAACTGCTCTAGTAAACCTTGTGAGGGTCCCTATGGTAAACGATTTTCTGCTAGTTTGAATAACATCAGTTTCATCACCCCATCCATAGACGTGCTCCGTGCTTACTATTACGGACTTGATGGTGTTTTTGATAAGGATTTTCCAAGTAAACCGCCCAATGCTTTTAATTACACAGGCAATAATCTGCCTCAGAATCTGTTGACACCGGATTTTAGGACTAAAGTCACTGTCCTCAAGTATAATGCAAGGGTCGAGCTGATTTTGCAGGGGACTAATGTGTTTGAAGGTGACAATCATCCATTTCATTTACATGGCTACAGTTTTTATGTTGTTGGCTGGGGTTTTGGCAATTTCAATCCTAGAAGAGATCCCTTAAGGTTTAATCTTATTGACCCACCAGAGCAGACTACGGTTGGAGTTCCTCGGAATGGATGGGTTGCCATCAGATTTAGGGCAGATAACCCGG GAGTATGGATGATGCATTGCCATATTGAGGATCATCAGGAGTGGGGAATGAAGTCTGTTTTTGTGGTAAAAGATGGTGCCAATCCTCAAGCTCAAATTCTTCCTCCTCCTCATGATTTACCTGAATGTTGA